TTTCGGGTTTGCTAAATACTAATCAGGACGTAAATTTACAAGCTATTCTTTTTGCCGAAAGCCACTCGCGCTTTGTGGTGTCTGTTGCCCCAGCGCATCAAATAAGTTTTGAAGCTATTATGGGCAAGCGCGCTATTTTGTTAGGGCAGGTTACCGCACAGCCCCAACTAATAGTTACCTGCCAAAATACAACGTGTATTGACTTGCCAACTGAAGCCTTGTTGCATGCTTGGGATGCGGGACTTGGGTTGTAAAATAAATTTATGCTTATTAAAAAAAGCCTAATTGGCGAGGAAAACCTTGCCAGCGAGCAACGTTAATAAATAGTATTTTTGACGGGCAAAAAGGGGTCTGTCTAAATAAGGTTGTAACCAGCTAAGCCATAATTATCGACAGATTTTCAATGCTTAGTTGCCTTTGACCTTAAAAACCTATATCTTTAACGATTCAGTGCCTTACTCTTTCTTATCCGGAATGTTTTTTATAATTTCGATTAAATTTATTCCGTCCTTGGTGTGTTGAAAAATACCCGCCTGCCCGTATGCTATTGAATCGCATGAAAAAACACCTGTATTGATGACGATTTCGCCTAAATACGTGCATTTTTTGCCATCAGAATCCACCATGTTATACCCGTTAACTTTCAAAGGCAGTTCAAAACGAAGGCTTGCGGGTACTTTTTCTTTTTTTATTAGTTTTTTTAGCCGGTAGCTGAAGGAAGAAGCATCTGCCATTGGATTTTCGATTTTTAGTTTTTCTACTTCTATTTCGTAGTTATGTCCCCATTCATAATTGAAACCTTCTATTGAATCGTAAAAAAATTCGGTCTCTCCATCTTCTGTACGAATTAAATAGCAGAACTGAACACCCTCGCCCTGGCAGGGTGCTTGGTAATGCAGTATATTTAAGTGCTGCAAATTTTCTGTTTTGAGTGACGAATTGAACCCAAATACCATTGCTGCAAGGAACGAAAGAAGGTTATAAACAAAAAACAACATATTGTTTTGTATTAAATATTTATAAATAGCTGTGGGCTAAAACAATTTTTTAGCCCACAGCAAAAGCAACGCAAAATAATTTTTCTTATTGTGCTATTTATCTGGTTCTTGTTCTAGTAGTTTGTATAGGCGTTCCAAACACCTGTACTTCGGCAAGGCTCAAGCTACCGCTTCCGGGTGTTTTTGCATCATTTGTATCTATGTATATTCTAATGTATCGGGCTTGGCGATTTATAGGAACAGTGCGGTTTTTTTGGTTGGGGTCTTTAAAACTAAACGGACCGAGATTTTCATTACGATTTTTAAATTCGTCCACACCCATATGTCCACAAACAGTTTGATAGTTTGTAGATGTCATAGTGCCGTTACCGTTATTTTTATAGGTTCCTCCACCTGTAGTCCTTGCTCTTATTATATCAGCAGCACCGGTTGCCACCCACAAATTTTGTTGTTTACTCCAGCAACACTCATCTGTTCTGTTCCATATTACAATTTTTTCTACGTTGTGTATAGCACCAAGATCAACCTCCCAATAGGGGCATGCGCCTTCATCGGTTTGGTTCACCGACCCCATACTTAATCTTCCGTCTGTATTACCGTCAATAACCTTAGGGGCATTGTTTTCGATTCCTTGGAAGAGTGGCGATTGGGATGCAGTTTTGCCAATTGCAATATTCCCCTCGTTTGTGTTGCAGTACTTGTTGGTTGTGTCGGCTGTGTTGGTTGAGTTGGTTGTTTTTGGTTCGGAGCAGGTGCTGTAGCCCATATTTCTTCTCCGGATGTGGTAACAAGCCTTAACCGGCCGTCATCTGTTAATTCGGCGTGCTTAACTTTGTTTAGTATTATTCCTGCAACGTTATCTTGTCCGGTAGTTGCGCAATAATTCTTTTTTAGTTTACTGTCTATGCAAACATTTCCATCGGGGTTGAGGCTTAAAAAGCTTACAGCAGGTGGGTTGCCCCATTGCCCTTCTAAAGGAAAACGATATACTTCTTTAAATTGGCAGTTATTGCTGTTTAGAATCTCTTCTATCACAAAATTGCCATCGGTTGTGCCGCGAAGTTGGAAACGACCGTTTGCCGATACCAATTTTTCCTTTTCTAGTATGCGGTTGCCAAGATTTAAGATGGTTTGGTATTTTTTAACCGCATCTTTTGCTTCACAGTTAGAAGCGCTCGTTGCCGTGCTTGGAGCAGTTGACGTGCTTGGCGCAGTTGGCGGGGTTGTGGTGGGTTTGCACGAGCCAGGTGGGTAAATAGAGGCAATAGCTGCAATATCGCCGGCGCTTATGGCTTCGCGTTGCCCCATATTTGCAGGTGCCGTACCACTTTTTACATCAATAGTATTTCGGCCATTCTTAGAAAAAGCGGTAGCAAAATAATGCATTATCGAGCCAAAATCGTAAGCACCAATATTGGTAGCCTTATCCTCCTCTCTAGTGAAATTATGCTTTTTGTCTTCGATAATATTGCCAAAATTTATGGTAACATATTTATCGCGGTCTTCGCGGCTTTGCGTGTGGCTGAAACCGGCAGCATGTAATAACTCGTGGGCAACTGTGCCCATTCCCGCTTTATCAATTGAAATTTTCTGCATACCACCACTCCTTCCAACATCCGACCAGTTTCCAGATTCGGAGACAAACTCAACATAGTCTTTTTCATTTGTTCGAGGTATTATACACAGGTTTGTTTTGGTGTTTAACTCGTTGATGCCCGCTAAAATAATATCTCTTTTGCTGTGCCCGGCAGGAAGAACATACGGGATGGTAGAATTTGGCCATCTTCTGGAATTATCAGCATCATTAGATGGGGCGGGGGTATTGGTAAAATCTTCAACTTTTCCTAATACCATATCACTTTGATAAATAACTTTTCCGTCTGGGGTTATTTCTACCTCAACATTTTGTGCTTTTTTAGACATTGGCAGCACAATATTTAATTGTTTTTTTGTTGTAGGACCGCTGTAACCTTCGGCAGGTTTATATTTGGGGTCTATGGCACTGGTGTTTCCGGAATTATTATTGCCCGGCGGACTGTTCCATACTTTTTTGTTTGCAGCCGTGTACAAGCAAAGGCTACCGTCATCTTCCAAAATAGCGCGAACAGGCTTCCATTCATTTGTTCCGTACTTAGGGTCAAAAAACGCTTGTGTTTGGCTTGACCACGCTGCCTGATTGTTGCGGTCATAAACTACTAAATTTCCATCTGCCTGAAAAGTTAAATAGCTTCCGCCGCCTTTGGTAGCCATACTACACCAAACAAAAGCATCGCTGCTGCTGTAGATACAAAGGTTTCCGTCGGCTTGTACAGTCAGATAATGGGATTTGTTGGCGGAATGAATACGTTGTCCCTCGGTAATTTTGCTGCCAACAGTAATTGTACCGTTCCCCGATTGTGCCATAATAGATAACACGGAATAAAACAAGAACAAGGCAAAGAAAATTAAATTTTTCATAAATAACTTAAATATTAAGTTTGTAGTAAAAAAATATCGCCATGAAAAGACAGAACCTGCAAATAGCTATTATAGCTTTCTATTTTCGGTTTTTGTTTTTTCTGACACGCAAAGGTTCCATGTAAATTCCTAAACCTAAAATTTTAGGGATAAAAACTAGGTTTTTAGGGATAGAATGTAATTACAGCTGTGATTTCCTATAATTTTGCGCCTTTGAAGGGACAATTTTGGTGCCTCGCGAAAATCGAATTTTGTATTGTCAACTAATTTAGCACATTACTCTTCTTCTATCTTTTCTAAATAGAGAATAGAGGCAACAATAAGAGTAATAACCTTAATATGAAAGCTAAAAATTTTGACCCAGCCGTAATATATATTGATACAAGGGCAGCCAAAATTCCGGATATCCGGAAACAGTTTTACCATCTGTTATACAGAGGAAAAGCCAAAGTTTTGTGTCCGTAATAATAAAGGTCAATGCGCAGGGCTTTTTCAAAGAGACCACCAGTTTAAAGAGGTGGTTTAAATTGGCATTAACCGAGTGAAGTTTGAGTGATTTAAAACTAAAATGTCTGTTTTTGAAAATTTAGGCAATAAAAAAAGCAGGATAAGAGGGGTTACCTCTAATATCCTGCTCCCAATCACTACACTCAACTCACATTTAAGACACAAAGTAACGAAAAGGTAACGACTTTAACAAGTTTTTTTTCATTTTTTTTTAAAACTTTTAGAGCCTGTCTAAATTTTATTTTCTAATTCTATTAAGCATCAATTTTATCATGGCAAGTTGGATCATTGTCTGGCTCGTTTCGGTTTGGAACTCAAAGTCTTTACTCAATCTTCGATAGCTTTCGAGCCATGCAAAAGTTCTTTCAACAATCCATCTTTTTGGCAATACTTCGAATTTCGAGGCTGTATTCGATCTACTTACAACCTCAACCACCCACCCAAACGTTTTGCGGGTATTTTCAATTAACTCGCCTCTATACCCGCCATCAGCTACTATCTTTACCAATCTGCAAAACCTGCCTCTGAGGTCAGCTATAACCATTGGGGCTGATTTACTGTCATGCTCATTTGCCGCATGAACCACAACCGCTAAAAGTAGTCCCATTGTATCTACAATAATATGCCGCTTTCTGCCTTTAACTTTTTTACCCCCGTCAATCCCTCTGCACAAGCCTCCGACGCTTGTTGTCTTTACCGCTCTGGCTATCAATTATACCAACACTTGGCGATGAAGCCCTGCCTGCTTGCTTTCGAGTCTTATCCCTGAGTATTTCATGGATGAGTTCTATCGTCCCATCCTTCTTCCACTTGGTAAAATAGTAGTAAACAAGCTTCCATGACGGAAAATGGAACGGCAGCATGCGCCATTGACAGCCAGTTTTAAGCAAATAGAACAGCGCATTAAAAATTTCTCTTAAACTGTGTTTTCGTTTCCGTTTGTCGTCTAAAATGCCTAATATTGCACTCCATTGACTATCGGTGAGACTGCTTGGGTAGGTTTTCATTTTACTTTATGTGTTTGATTTTTCATAAAGCTATGAATTATTATTTAAACGTCAAACTGATAGTCTTTTATTCACATCTCTTTTAATAACTTTTTTCCTATCAATTTTTAGGACTGGCATGCCAATTTTTAATTTTTAGACAGTCTCTTATTTTTTTTCATTTTTGGGCTAATTGACCTATTTTTGTCGCCACATTTTTAACAATTATGGGTTACTTACAAGTTTTTTATTCTATTTCTACTACTGAGCTAATTGAAATTGCTATGGCCGAGCTGAGTGAGATTGGCTACGACGGATTTGAATTTACAGAAATAGGTTTATGTGCCTATATTCCGGAAGAGTATTATAACGAAGCGAACATGTTAGAGGCTATTCAATTTTATCCGGATATAAAATGGCTATACACGCAACCTCTTCCTGATATTAATTGGAACGCCGAATGGGAAAACAATTTTGAACCTCTAATTATCGGTGGTAAATTATTAGTACAAGCTCCTTTCCATGCTCAACAGTCGCTTATAAAAGAAAACTACCCCTACACTATTACCATTGACCCCAATATGGCTTTTGGCACAGGGCACCACGAAACTACGGCGTTAATGCTTGAAGCTTTGCTTGAAATGAACCTTAAAGGTCATAGCTTTTTAGATTTTGGATGTGGAACTGCCATTTTAGCTATTATGGCCGGACTTAAAGGGGCGGCAAATATTGTTTGTATAGACAATGATGCCCACGCTTGTAAAATAGCTGCCGAAAATCTTTTAGCACATCAACTACATAATATTAGCACCGTTATTGTGGGCAATGATACGGCAATTGCTACCGCACCTAACCAGCCTTACAAAACCATTGTGGCTAATATTACCCGCAATATTATTTTAGAGTCGTTAGCCAATTTAACCCACGCTTTGGCAGCAGGCGGCTCGCTACTGCTTAGTGGCTTACTTCATGCCGATGTACCATTTATAACAAACGCACTACAAAATTACCCAAACTTACAAGTAAAAAATGTAACCTACAAAACCGAATGGTGTTTGATTGAGGTATTGAGCTTAGTGTAAATTTACTGATTATTTATTTTTATAAAATTTTATTATGACACCATTAGAGCAACATCACCAAAAAAACTGGTCTGAAGTTAAAGCAGAATCTTCGTGGCGTATCCTAAAAATTATGTCCGAATTTGTTGATGGATTTGATACGATGGCACGAATTGGGCCGTGTATTTCTATTTATGGGTCGGCGCGTACCAAGCCAAACAGCCCTTATTACAAAATGTCTGAAGCAGTAGCCAAAAGATTGGTTCAAGATGGATACGGTATAATTACTGGCGGAGGCCCAGGCATTATGGAGGCAGGCAATAAGGGGGCATATAACGCTGGCGGCAAGTCGGTAGGTTTAAATATAGATTTGCCTTTCGAGCAATTTCATAATCCATATATTGATGCCGACAAACTGCTTAACCATCGTTACTTTTTTGTCCGGAAAGTGATGTTTGTAAAATATGCCCAAGCATTTATTTTTCTTCCGGGTGGTTTTGGTACTTTAGACGAATTGTTCGAATGTTTAACCTTAATACAAACTCAAAAAATTACGCGCGTTCCAGTGGTTTTAATGGGTACTGATTTTTGGTCGGGGCTAATGGCTTGGATTAAACAAACCGTATTAGAAACTGAAAAGAATATTAATCCAACTGACCTTGATTTGATTAGGACGACCGATGATGTTGACGAGGTGGCCAATATTATTAACGCATTTTATGAAGCAGAAGGATTATCGCCTAATTTTTAATTTTGCTGCCTACCTACTTACCTGACATTATCAACTAAATTAACATCAACTAATTATTGCAACCATGTTTATTTTTAAAACTGTGGCCCAACTGCAAAATTATTTACAACAACAGCGAAACCAAGGCAAAACGATTGGTTTTGTTCCTACAATGGGGGCTTTACATGCCGGTCATTTATCTTTGATACAAATGGCAAGCCAACAAACCAATTGTACGGTAGTTAGTATTTTTGTAAATCCAACACAGTTTAACGAAAAAGATGATTTTGAGAAATATCCCCGACCTGTTGAACGCGATATGGAGCTATTAGCAAGCCACACTGGTTGCAATCTGCTTTTTTTGCCCGATGTTGCCGAAGTTTATCCCTCTGGATTGCCGCCGCAACAACCTTTTGACTTGGGCGAGGTGGCATTGCCCATGGAGGGCAAAAGTCGCCCTGGTCATTTTAATGGGGTTGCACAGGTAGTAAATCGCTTGTTAAATATTGTACAACCTACAGCTTTATTTATGGGGCAAAAAGATTTCCAGCAAGTAGCAGTTGTGCGGCGTTTATTGGCTTTAACCAATAGCACCGTCCGGTTAGTGGCCTGCCCTACCTTGCGCGAACCAAACGGGCTGGCTATGAGTTCGCGCAACGAGCGACTAACACCACACGAGCGCCAAATGGCAGGTGTTATTTACGAAGCCCTGCAATGGGCAGCACAGCAGTTTAATAACCCCGAATGTTTGCCACAGCAAGTTCAACGGTATTGTATAGAGCAGCTAAACGGCGTTGAGGGTATGCACACCGAATATTTTGAAATTGTTGATGCCCAATTTTTACAACCTTTGGTGCTGTGGCAAACTCAAACGCCAACTGTTGCCTGCGTAGCAGTGCGCTTTGGCGCAGTTAGGTTAATTGATAATGTGTTAATAAATTAAAAAACCATTTTTTCGAATTGCATTTATATCACTTTAAACCGAATACCGGCATACACGGTTTGTTTTTCAAGTGGCCCCCAAACATTAGCGGCATCAAACTGTGGGCTATACGGTGTTTGAGCTTTAATTACGGGCATGTGTTGGGTGTAACCTGTTAAGTTTTCGCCACCAACATAAAAACTCCATTGCTTATGGTTGTAAGTAATTTGTGATTGCAAGGTAATATAATCGGGCGAGTAAGCAACGTCATCGTTATCGGGCTGGTGGTTATTGTCGTGTTGTGTAGCCGCCAAATGGTTGGTAAGTGCTGCCTTACCTTGGTAGCGGGTGGTAATATCGGCTTGCCAGGCTCTGTTGCGTGTGCGGGCGCTAAGCGATAGTATTGCGGTATGGCGGGGCAAAAATGGCACCGGCAACCATTTATCGTTGTAGGTAGCAAAGGTATAGTCTAATTTATAAGCAGCCTTGGCGGTAAATCGGGGCAGCCATTCGCCCGATATTTCGGCTTGAAAACTGTTGGCAATTGATTTTCCGGATAAATTATAAAAGCGCAATTCGTTGCTATTGCTATAGGCATCAACTATTACCTGATTAATAAAATTAGTCCGGAAAAAATCTAACGAAATCTGTCCATCTCGCCGTTCAATATAAAAATTATGTACTAAACTGGCTCCATAATTCCAAGCATCTTCCGGAAGCAATTTTTCAGTTATATTTAAGGTGCGACCGGTAGTAAATATAGCCATGTTTTCGGCATAAATTTTGGCAGTTCTAAAACCACGCCCACCCGATAAACGCAGGGCTGTTTGCGGTGTAAGGTCAAATTTGAAGTGCATACGCGGTAAAACATACCATCCGGAATTGTTTAAGTGGTCAACCCGCAACCCCAGTACGGCAGTTAGTCTTTTAGGAACGCTATACGAATATTCGCCGAACACGCCTGGAATTATTTCTTCTGGATTAGCTGTATTTTGGTTGAAATTTTCGGCATAGGCATCGTAGGCAAAACTTAATCCGGAAGTAAAACTATGCCGTTGCGAGCTAGGGTGTCCATGTTGAAAAATAAGATTACCATAGGCGCTTTTTTGGGTGGCATCGTAATTTTGTAATCCAAAAAATGCTGTTTGATGATGCCAAACACCAGCCCATTGCAAACCTATACTTTGTTTATCATTAAATACGTAGCCTGTCTTTCCAAATGCTTCGAGGCGCGCCGTTTCAATACCAATTCCATAGCCGTTATTTATGGTTCTGGGTTGTGTTTTATCGTAGCTTGTTTGCCCTCCTGTGCGGTCTTCGTACAAACCTTTAAGGGCAAACTGTATTTTTAGCTTGTCGGTATCGCGTTTCCAGCGCGACAAAACATTGTAAGCAGTTAGTTGCGGCGAGTCTAAAAAGCCATCTTCGTTATGGTCGTTTTTAATAGGATGGGTGTTAGCATTAAACAACAAGGCGGTTGACCACGGCGATTTTTTAAAGCGGTGTGCATAATTGGCGTTAAGCTCGAGCCGGGCCATACTATTGCCAAATACATTTAAGTAAAGTCGCTCGGCCTTGTCGGGTTTTATATATTCAGTATTAATTTGCCCGGCTATTGACGAAGGGCCGTTCATTACCGAGCCGCTACCTTTTGCAATCTGAATATTTTCTATCCATAATGCCGGAACGTAAGTTAAGCCAAACGGGGCGGCAAGGCCACGCATTAAAGGCATGCCTTCAGAAAGTAATTGGGTATAACGTCCGGCCAAGCCCAACATGGTAATTTCTTTGGCACCTGTTACACCATCGGCATAATTTACCCCTACCGTAGCATTGGTTTGAAAACTTTCGCTTAAATTGCAGCAGGCTGCCCTGCATAGCTCTTGGGCGGTAACGTTTTCGGTTTTAATGGTGCTAAGGCGCGAAATAAAAGTTGAACCGCGCTGTGCCAACACCTCAACTTTATTTAACTCAAGGCCGGGCTGCATTAAAATGGTAATGGGCTGATTGATACTGCTGGCATCGGCAAAGTTTATAGGCAACAACGTTTTAGGGAAGCCAACAAAACTAACGGCCAAGGTATCAAATCCTGGCAAGGGGGCAATTTCAAAATGGCCAAATTCGTCGGTTATTACTCCTGTTGTGGTGCCATGCCAATATACGCCTGCGCCAATAATAGGGTATCGTTCGTTTTTACCTTGAATTTCTTCGTAAACAAAACCACGCAGCAACATGGTGTCGTTGGCTGAGGTTGTTGAAGCGAAATGAGTTTTTTGGGCAAATGTATTTTTGTTAAAACTTAAAGCAAAAAATAAAATACCAAACCAAAAAACGAGCTTAAAAATGTTATTATTTTGTTTCATGGCGCAAAATTACGGCAAGGGCAGGCCACGTTTGGTACATAATTTTGAGTATTTGTAGTATTTGTAGCTCAATACTAGTGTTTTAACTTAATTTAATTTGTTTTGATGTGTTTTTTATCCGGATAAAATAAAAATTGCTCTTTACCTCATTTTGTTTCCGGATATTTATTGTGCACCGAAATTTCTAACACGTAGGCACGTAGTTTTGTTAAAACTTTATTATCCGACAAAACTTCTTGGTCGCCCATAATTGCATTCATCTCTTTATCGCTTAGTGGCTTGCCACCTTCATCATAGGTCAGTTGAAATCCTATACAGGGCATCTCTTTTTCAAAAGCTCCGCCTTTAAAATTGCAACAGCTACCGCCATAATCCCAACCAAATCCCGAAAAACCTAATGGTACGCCGCCGTTTAATTTTTGCAAATCTTGTACCGTTGTAACACCAATTTGTATGCCGTTAGCCGTTTTATAAGGGCTTTTTTCGTGTTTGGCAACCAATGAGCTAATTTTATTGAAATTTGGAATTAACATATCTTGTCCGGGTTTGTCAATCCCCTCCCAAATTATTTGTATTTCGCGGGGGGTGTCGCGCAATACATACGTGCCAATGGTTACGGGCATACCTTCGGCGTAAAGTGTATCGCGGGTTACGTTAGCCTGCCCATATTTTCGAATTATGTCGGCTTCTGTGTCAGTTAAATTTACTTGGTCTATACCGTTGCAACTAATTAGGTTGTTTGATGGGGCAGGCGGAGTTGTCTCTGAATTTGTAGCTGGTTGAGGCGTGTTATTGGCAGGAGCAGTAGTGGTAGTAGTGGGGTTGTTTTGGTTTGACGGAGAAGTACAACTTGTGTATAGTCCCAGTATTTGGCAAAATAATATGCCAATTAAAGCGTAAGTTTGTGCTTGTTTTAACATAACTAATATAAGGGATTTAAATTTAAGATAAATATTTTAAGAGGAGCAGGCTTATTGCCTAATTCGCCCTCAAATGTAAGATGTTTTTAGATCGATTGACCTAGAATAAATTAATTTTTATGCAAATAGAAGCCATGTTGTTAGCTAAACATGCAAAAAGTACGGCTGTAGAGGTTGCCGATTTGGTAGTCAATCATCCGGATGCGTTTATGCCACAGTATATTGCTGCTTTTTGTAGCTCCAATAAAATTATTAGTCAAAGGGCGGCATGGTCGCTGCGGCTAATAGCCCAACAAAACGCCAATTTGTTGGCACCTTATTGGGGTGAATTGTTGCAAAAGGCCACACAACCAAATTTGCACGATGCTACCAAGCGAAACATTGCCTGCACCTTAAAGGATTTAGGGCTTGCTGCGCCGGCCAAACATCTTGGGCAAGCTATTGACCTTTGTTTTACCTGGCTGCAAAACCCAGCCGAAGCTATTGCAACTAAATGTTATGCCATGCGCTTTTTAGCCCAAATTGCCCAAAAAAAATACCCCGACCTAAAACCCGAACTTATAGCCATCGTTCAACAAAATTTACCTTATGGAAGTGCGGCCTACAAAGCCAGTTCGCAACAGATACTAAAAAAGATAATGCCTAAATAGATGATTACCCGCTAAATTTCAAGTAGTTAACTCAAAAAAAGGCATATATTAAAAAAATATTCATTTTTTTCTTGTAAATTTGCACGTTTTTTTCAAATCTGCTCTTGTCAAGAGCAAACTATGTTTTAGCGTTATGATTCAAGCCTTGTATTTTGGTGCGGCAGCCAGTTTTGTTGGGGCATTACCTCCCGGATTAATTGGGTTAAATGTTATTGAAACAACCACCCAAAAATCAATACGGTTGGGTTTGTGGTTGGCATTGGGCGCAGTTGTGGTCGAAATTATACAAGTTGCCCTTTGTTTTTTAATTATTACTTTGCTGCCCCACGAAAAAGAAATGGTACAAACGGTGCTTACCTATACTGGTATAACAATATTAATAGTTCTTGGCACCTGGTATTTTTTTAAGCAATCCAGCAATTTATTAGCGCAATTAAAATCGGAGCACGACCCTAATTCGGAGAGCAAAATCCGGATGAAAAAATACGGTATAAACAACAATGCCTTTGTTAAAGGCGCATTTTTTAGCAGTTTAAATACACTCGTGTATCCGTTTTGGCTATTTTATATCGGATACGGTTTATCGAACCATATTATTAGCACCCAGCTAAGTACGGCTACAGTATTTATTTTAAGTACCGGATTAGGCACTATGATGGCCATGTTGCTTTTTGCCTTTTTAGCAAAAAACTATTTCAGTAAAATAAAAAATCTGAACTTGTATTTAAACAAAGCGGTAGCCCTTATTTTATGGGCCATAGCGGGTATTGCTATCCTCCGGATTTTGCTTAACTAAACTAAGCAGCAGCAATTGGCTTCATTTGTTATTTTACCACTACTAACTGTGTTTTTTGTGCAATTTGTCCGTCATTGGTTAAAACTTGTATAATATAATTGCCGGCAGCAACGCGGTTTAGGCCAATTGGCAACAAGTTAGCCCCAGCCTGTAGGCTTAACGCACGTTTTTGAACCACCTGCCCTGCCATATTACATATATTTAATTGTGCCTCGGTGTTAATGGCCGATGATAGCTGCAACCAAGCAATATTTTGTGCCGGATTTGGGTAAACCGTCATTTGTGCCGCACCAATGGCAGTATTATTGGGCAAATCTATGCTTGTGGCAATTGTATCTATATAGCAATCGGGGTCAACAACGGTACTACTTTGCAAGATATTAAGTTTTTGGGTTTGATATTCCTCAAACATAGTAGCTGTTAAGCATGAACCAGATGCCCCTAACCAGTCTTGTAAAATAGTTGTAAACACCTGCCTGTAGTCGTGTTGTGGGTTTTTAAGTTGCTCGCCATTCTCAAGGTCCGAAAGGTTGACGTTAGTACCCGATACGCCTGCCTGCAAGGCATTACCAAATATAAACATAGGTGCTAAGGTGCCGTGGTCGGTGCCAAAATTGCCATTTTCGGCGGCTTTGCGGCCAAATTCCGAGAAAGTAACGGTGGCTACTTGGTCGGCTAATTTTAGCAAGGCCAAATCAGCATAAAATGCTTCGATGCCTTGCGACAAGCGTGTTAATAGCTCGGCGTGGGTGCCAATGGTTGTATCGGCGGTATCTACCTGTGAATTGTGCGTGTCGAAGCCACCTAATTGCACTAAGTATATTTTGGTTTTGCAACCGCCGCTAATAAGGCGGGCAACCGTTTTAAGCTGGGCTGCAAATGTTTCGCCGGGGTAAGTGCCTAAATTTTGTCCGGCATTAAATACAGCCGATATACGCTCGGCATACACACTGACATTTTTTTCTACGTCAGAAATGTACTGCAACTGGTCGCCGTAGTCTGAGTTAGGCATATTGGATATTGGCTGCCCGCCAATTGTCGAAATAAGGC
The sequence above is drawn from the Sphingobacteriales bacterium genome and encodes:
- a CDS encoding DUF1501 domain-containing protein, which produces MNRRNFLKITSPLALAPIAINGFTARAFAPNALLNALSGACDGIENRILVLVQIKGGNDGLNTIVPLNQYDTYAQLRPTIKLPEKGTNGLIALDNTLPLADQVGLHPALTSFKNMYDSGQMHIVQGVGYEQINKSHFKATDLWLTGGDGTPENYNINSGWMGRYLAYTYPGVAGNPSTQMPDPLGIQLGDPKPSLGFHSEAEHATSINLSGQDPAGFYSLISTIGGQPISNMPNSDYGDQLQYISDVEKNVSVYAERISAVFNAGQNLGTYPGETFAAQLKTVARLISGGCKTKIYLVQLGGFDTHNSQVDTADTTIGTHAELLTRLSQGIEAFYADLALLKLADQVATVTFSEFGRKAAENGNFGTDHGTLAPMFIFGNALQAGVSGTNVNLSDLENGEQLKNPQHDYRQVFTTILQDWLGASGSCLTATMFEEYQTQKLNILQSSTVVDPDCYIDTIATSIDLPNNTAIGAAQMTVYPNPAQNIAWLQLSSAINTEAQLNICNMAGQVVQKRALSLQAGANLLPIGLNRVAAGNYIIQVLTNDGQIAQKTQLVVVK